From the genome of Triticum aestivum cultivar Chinese Spring chromosome 3B, IWGSC CS RefSeq v2.1, whole genome shotgun sequence, one region includes:
- the LOC123071694 gene encoding ETHYLENE INSENSITIVE 3-like 5 protein, with protein sequence MEHGDGPGGPDPGGQQREEEISDSESGSESLEISDLKKRMWKDQMLLTRLEGRTGAKGVAPAPAAGASSSSSSGQEEPPDVRCRRKAMLRAQDGVLRHMLRMMEACNARGFVYGVIDEAGEPMSGSSDSLRGWWKENVSFDRAGPMGLAGPMGESPIALASSLHRLQDIQDSTLGSVLSALIQHCEPPQRSFPLERGLAPPWWPTGHEPWWGTQGEMQAHQGVPPYRKPHDLKKAWKISLLSAVIKHMSPRFDQMRKLVWQSKRLQQKMSAKESETWSKVLRQEEALSSRLKSSLRITPFDQEEEEEEEEEVKKKKVGKERDDDGLESVVRGAQDKRKREISRTGSSGGSGSELTIMPPDQLAAAITEESRSPIDELMKLYYGCMQGVESYGDREKDDLTPMHSVVLGNIDEVAQDVLFDIIGSCPEIDDVLRLMGE encoded by the coding sequence ATGGAGCACGGGGACGGACCCGGCGGTCCAGACCCTGGCGGGCAGCAGCGGGAGGAGGAGATCAGTGACTCCGAATCAGGCTCTGAATCGctcgagatctccgacctcaagaagCGCATGTGGAAGGACCAGATGCTGTTGACGAGGCTCGAGGGCCGCACCGGCGCCAAGGGCGTGGCGCCGGCTCCAGCTGCCGGCGcatcttcctcgtcgtcgtcgggccAAGAGGAGCCTCCCGACGTGCGGTGCCGCCGCAAGGCCATGCTGCGCGCGCAGGACGGCGTGCTCCGGCACATGCTCAGGATGATGGAGGCCTGCAACGCGCGCGGGTTCGTGTACGGCGTCATCGACGAGGCCGGCGAGCCCATGTCCGGCTCCTCCGACAGCCTCCGCGGCTGGTGGAAGGAGAACGTGAGCTTCGACCGCGCTGGCCCCATGGGCCTGGCCGGCCCCATGGGCGAGAGCCCGATCGCCCTGGCCTCCTCCCTCCATCGTCTCCAAGACATCCAAGACAGCACGCTCGGATCCGTGCTCTCTGCGCTCATCCAGCACTGCGAGCCGCCGCAGAGGAGCTTCCCGCTGGAGCGCGGCCTGGCGCCGCCGTGGTGGCCGACGGGGCACGAGCCCTGGTGGGGCACGCAGGGCGAGATGCAggcccaccagggcgtgccaccgTACCGGAAGCCGCACGACCTAAAGAAGGCGTGGAAGATCTCCCTGCTGAGCGCGGTGATCAAGCACATGAGCCCGCGCTTCGACCAGATGCGCAAGCTCGTGTGGCAGTCCAAGCGGCTGCAGCAGAAGATGAGCGCCAAGGAGTCCGAGACCTGGTCCAAGGTGCTTAGGCAGGAGGAGGCGCTCAGCAGCCGGCTAAAGAGCTCGCTGCGGATCACGCCGTTCgatcaggaggaggaggaagaggaggaggaggaggtgaagaagaagaaggttgGGAAGGAGAGGGACGACGATGGTCTGGAGAGCGTTGTGCGCGGCGCGCAGGACAAACGCAAGCGCGAGATCTCTCGCACCGGCAGCTCCGGTGGGAGCGGATCAGAGCTGACCATAATGCCGCCGGATCAGCTCGCTGCTGCAATCACAGAGGAGAGCCGGAGCCCGATCGACGAGCTCATGAAGCTTTACTACGGCTGCATGCAGGGGGTCGAAAGCTACGGTGACCGGGAAAAGGACGATCTGACACCGATGCATTCCGTAGTGCTCGGAAACATAGATGAGGTGGCGCAGGATGTGCTCTTTGATATCATCGGGAGCTGCCCTGAAATAGATGATGTGCTGCGCTTGATGGGGGAGTGA
- the LOC123071696 gene encoding PTI1-like tyrosine-protein kinase 1, producing the protein MWRRCICCQAAEFDENENGHAKAKAKASTNNADGMRKGLKDSATVKAEPQDSAPSINIPVLSLDELIEKTDDFGAKALIGEGSYGRVYYAVLDNGTKMAVKKLDSTENEPISEFSTQVSLVSRLKHENFVDILGYCMERNLRIVAYEFATMGSLHDVLHGRKGVQGAQPGPPLNWMQRMKIAVDAAKGLEYLHEKVQPSIVHRDVRSSNILLFEDFKAKIADFNLSNQAPDMAARLHSTRVLGTFGYHAPEYAMTGQLTQKSDVYSFGVVLLELLTGRKPVDHTAPRGQQSLVTWATPRLTEDKVKGCIDPRLEGEYPPKGLAKLGAVAALCVQYEAEFRPSMSIVVKALSPLTLSRQTPPAPAAALDS; encoded by the exons ATGTGGCGTCGCTGCATTTGCTGTCAAGCCGCTGAGTTTGATGAGAATGAAAATGGGCAtgccaaggccaaggccaaggccTCAACAAATAACGCAGATG GAATGAGAAAGGGTTTGAAAGATTCTGCTACTGTGAAAGCCGAGCCACAAGATTCAGCTCCCTCTATCAATATTCCTGTTCTATCTTTGGATGAATTAATAGAGAAAACTGATGATTTTGGGGCAAAGGCTTTAATAGGCGAAGGGTCTTATGGGAGAGTGTACTACGCTGTCCTTGATAATGGGACAAAAATGGCAGTGAAGAAACTTGATTCTACTGAAAATGAGCCCATATCAGAATTCTCGACTCAG GTTTCCTTGGTTTCGAGATTGAAACATGAGAACTTCGTAGATATATTGGGATACTGTATGGAGCGTAACCTTCGCATAGTAGCCTATGAGTTTGCCACCATGGGGTCTCTGCATGATGTTCTACATG GAAGAAAAGGAGTACAAGGTGCACAACCTGGTCCACCACTTAATTGGATGCAGCGAATGAAAATTGCTGTTGATGCTGCCAAAGGACTTGAATATCTGCACGAGAAGGTCCAGCCTTCTATTGTACACAGAGATGTTAGATCCAGTAACATCCTCTTATTTGAGGACTTCAAGGCCAAGATTGCAGACTTCAATCTTTCAAATCAGGCTCCAGATATGGCTGCTCGTTTGCATTCTACTCGTGTGTTGGGAACCTTCGGTTATCACGCCCCAGA GTATGCAATGACTGGTCAGCTGACCCAGAAAAGTGATGTGTATAGTTTTGGGGTTGTTCTCTTGGAACTTCTGACAGGAAGAAAGCCTGTGGACCATACAGCGCCTCGAGGGCAGCAGAGCCTGGTTACATGG GCTACACCAAGATTGACCGAAGACAAGGTGAAGGGTTGCATAGATCCCCGGTTGGAGGGTGAATATCCGCCAAAGGGACTTGCAAAG CTCGGGGCGGTAGCAGCTCTGTGTGTGCAATATGAAGCTGAGTTCCGTCCAAGCATGAGCATTGTGGTGAAGGCTTTATCTCCCCTTACCTTGAGCAGGCAGACTCCACCTGCACCAGCAGCAGCTCTGGACAGTTGA